One stretch of Nomascus leucogenys isolate Asia chromosome 7b, Asia_NLE_v1, whole genome shotgun sequence DNA includes these proteins:
- the GP1BB gene encoding LOW QUALITY PROTEIN: platelet glycoprotein Ib beta chain (The sequence of the model RefSeq protein was modified relative to this genomic sequence to represent the inferred CDS: inserted 1 base in 1 codon; deleted 3 bases in 2 codons): MIPSRHTMLRFVPXVNAASCPGDRRTMLVNVAAGVRVLRVPLRAGGSGSLSGLRPPAIVCYLRLQRASAASGLFLAGPQHCGRCGRGGGGAALSLGSPAYASHSRVSRAAVFSPWAPVSLESGRAPGCSLGQPGLTGALVLWLQPGETLVRLRGDFQPACGVVRVERLAGYRDAGHQGLDGAGPALWVAQVPADRPAHCGASLAGPRGALSLLLLLLAPPSRPAAGCPAPCSCAGTLVDCGRRGLTWASLPTAFPVDTTELVLTGNNLTALPPGLLDALPALRTAHLGANPWRCDCRLVPLRAWLAGRPERAPYRDLRCVAPPALRGRLLPYLAEDELRAACAPGPLCWGALAAQLALLGLGLLHALLLVLLLCRLRRLRARARTRAAARLSLTDPLVAERAGTDES, encoded by the exons ATGATCCCTTCCCGCCACACGATGCTCCGTTTTGTTC TTGTGAATGCCGCGTCCTGTCCTGGTGACAGGAGAACAATGTTGGTGAACGTCGCAGCGGGTGTCCGAGTGCTCCGTGTGCCCCTGAGAGCGGGTGGGAGCGGAAGCCTGAGCGGCCTGCGGCCTCCGGCGATAGTGTGCTATCTGCGGCTGCAGCGCGCGTCC GCGGCCTCTGGGCTATTTCTGGCCGGGCCGCAGCACTGTGGTCGGTGCGGGcgtggcgggggcggggcggccTTATCGCTCGGCTCTCCCGCCTACGCCTCCCACTCCAGAGTAAGCCGGGCCGCAGTCTTCTCGCCATGGGCTCCGGTGAGTCTGGAGTCCGGTCGGGCCCCCGGCTGCTCCCTAGGCCAACCCGGGTTAACAGGCGCTCTGGTCCTTTGGCTGCAGCCGGGAGAGACTTTGGTCAGACTTAGAGGGGACTTCCAGCCGGCGTGCGGGGTGGTCAGGGTGGAGAGGCTGGCGGGCTACCGGGACGCCGGGCATCAGGGGCTGGATGGAGCCGGGCCGGCGCTCTGGGTCGCCCAGGTG CCCGCCGACCGCCCGGCTCACTGCGGCGCTTCCCTTGCAGGGCCGCGCGGGGCGCTGAGCTTACTGCTCCTGCTGCTGGCCCCGCCGAGCCGCCCGGCCGCAGGTTGCCCGGCGCCCTGTAGCTGCGCGGGGACGCTCGTGGACTGCGGGCGCCGCGGGCTGACTTGGGCCTCGCTGCCGACCGCCTTCCCTGTCGACACAACCGAGCTGGTGCTGACTGGCAACAACCTGACGGCGCTGCCGCCGGGGCTGCTGGACGCTCTGCCCGCGCTGCGCACCGCACACCTGGGCGCCAACCCCTGGCGCTGCGACTGCCGCCTTGTGCCGCTGCGCGCCTGGCTGGCCGGCCGCCCAGAGCGTGCGCCCTACCGCGACCTGCGTTGCGTGGCGCCCCCAGCGCTGCGCGGCCGCCTGCTGCCCTACCTGGCAGAGGACGAGCTGCGCGCCGCTTGCGCTCCCGGCCCGCTCTGCTGGGGGGCGCTGGCGGCGCAGCTTGCGCTGCTGGGCCTTGGGCTGCTGCACGCGttgctgctggtgctgctgctgtGCCGCCTGCGGAGGCTGCGGGCCCGCGCCCGCACCCGCGCCGCAGCCCGGCTGTCGCTGACCGACCCGCTGGTGGCCGAGCGAGCCGGAACCGACGAGTCTTGA